GTGCTGGGTTTCGGTCAGGCTGATGCTAGGCGCATCATCCGGCCACGGCTAACCGGCGTCCTCTCAGTGTCGCCCATCAGGCACAGTGAACTGCACGGGCCCCCGCCCGGATCGGCGGGGATCGGTACCATATACCCACGAGGGGTATACACCCCCTTATCTGGACAACGGGAGGACGCGATGACGACCACCGAGGCGGACCAGGTCACCCCCGAGACCGTCGAGGCAGTCGGGGCCGTCGAGCCTGCCGACCACGACCACGGCGTGCACGGCTACCACAAGCAGAAGGACGAGCACCTCAAGCGGCTCCGCCGCATCGAGGGCCAGATCCGCGGCCTCCAGCGGATGGTCGACGAGGACGTCTACTGCATCGACATACTGACCCAGGTCTCGGCGTCGACGAAGGCGCTCCAGTCCTTCGCCCTCCAGCTCCTGGAGGAGCACCTCCGGCACTGCGTCGCCGACGCGGCCGCCAAGGGCGGCGAGGGCATCGACGCCAAGGTCGAGGAGGCCACCAAGGCCATCGCCCGCATGATGCGCACCTGAGCGGGACCCCTCCACGAGCCAGGGGGCCGTACGGTCAGCGTTTCCGTACGGCCCGCTCGGCGGCGACCCGCAGGATCTCGTCGATCCGGTCGGCGCTGAGGCGCTCCCCGTCCGCGGCGGAGGCGGCGATGATCAGTTCGCCGCACAGTTCGATCTCGGCGAGGGCGACGCAGTCCGGGTCTGCGGGCACGGTCGCGGTACCGGGCGGGGCCACGTGCGGTCACCTCTTCCTGCCGGCTTCTGTCTCCCAGGTCTCCCGGCGGTCTCCCAGCGTAGGGAGAGGGCCACGCAGGGCGCATGACACGTCCGGACCATTTGACGATGGTCCGAACCACCCCGGCCGCGCAGCGGCCCTGCTCAGGCCTTGATCTTCCCGGCGTAGATGTCCCGCCGGTCCGGCAGCGTCACCTGGACGCGGACCCCGAAGCCGTACAGCAGGGTGGTCGACGCGACCGCGACCGTACGGCCCTGGTTGCTGAAGCTGAACTGGTGGCGGACCTTCCGCAGCCGCCCCTCCGCGTCCAGATACGCGTCGAAGGGCACCGTGTCCTTGGCGAACCCTTTCGCCGCCGCGGCGAGCGCCCCGCGCAGCTGCGGCGAGGCGGCGCGCGCCGCGTGGGCGATGTCGGCGACGCCGCGGTAGTGGCGGACCTTCACCCCTGCCAGGTCGACCTCTCCGAGGTACGTGACCTCCCGGGCGCCCCGCAGCAGCTCCGCCGCGGCCGCCGGGTCGGTGGCCCCGCCCGTGACGAGGTTCCCGTCGTCGAGGGTCGTGGTGTCGACGCGGACCCACTTGTCGGCGGGCACTCCCGCGCCCCGGTTCTTCATGTAGAGGGCGCCGGGGGTGAGGAGCTCGGTGATCGGCCGGTGCTCGTCGGTCCCGGCGGCGTCCTTGGGCAGTACCACCTGGAGCCGGCCGGTGCGGCGGCGGAAGTCGTAGCCGCCCTCGCCGCGGATGGTGACCCGGGTCCCGCCGGCGGCCATCTCCATGGAGGTGCTCGTCTTGGCGGTGCCGGCCCTGGTCAGCGCGTCGGCCGCGTTCCGTACGGCGAGGAGCGGGTCCACCGCGGGCTTCGGGTCCTCGGGTGCGGCGCAGCCCGCGACCGCCGAACCCCCGACGAGTGAGCCGACCAGGGCGGCGGTGACGGCGAACGCCCCGCTCCCGCGACCGTGCGGACGCCCGTATAGCTGCACCACCATCGCCTGCCAACCCCCAACGCCTCACCGCTGTTTGCCCGGGACCCGCACGTCCCCCGGTCCCGCGGGCCTGGGAACGCCCGATCCGCATAACGACGGCACGGGCGAGCCGTCACGCGCAGTACCGTGGTGGGGTGCACGCGCAGTCCTCCCCTCACACGACCACGACGACGGAACGCGGCTCGTTCGCGCTGGCCAGGTGCAGCTGCGGCTGGTCGGGGCCGGCCCGCAGATCGCGGGAGAGAGCGCGTACGGACGCCTCGGAACACCTCCGTACGTCGGCGGCGTCCGGCGACGCCCCCTAGACCCTCAGGCCGCGAGGTCGTTCTGGGTCGTCCCGCCGGCCGGGCCGCCGAGCCGGGGCTCGGGGATGTCGACGGCCTCGGGCCGGAGCGGTTCCGCGGCCCGCCGGGAGCGGACGAGCCGGGCGCCGCGGCCGGAGCGGGCGACGGCGGAGACGACGGGGGTCAGCAGGGCGAGCGCGACGGGCGCGAGGAGCAGCGCCACCGCCGTACCGAGGGCGAATCCGCCGATCACGTCGGTTGGGTAGTGCACGCCCATGTAGACCCGCGCGAAGCC
The sequence above is a segment of the Streptomyces sp. NBC_01255 genome. Coding sequences within it:
- a CDS encoding metal-sensitive transcriptional regulator yields the protein MTTTEADQVTPETVEAVGAVEPADHDHGVHGYHKQKDEHLKRLRRIEGQIRGLQRMVDEDVYCIDILTQVSASTKALQSFALQLLEEHLRHCVADAAAKGGEGIDAKVEEATKAIARMMRT